The following proteins are encoded in a genomic region of Reichenbachiella sp.:
- a CDS encoding acetyl-CoA carboxylase carboxyltransferase subunit alpha, with amino-acid sequence MLLEFEKPIAELEEKLADMKMLASNNDVDVNEAVKTLEKKIKKLKKDTFDNLTRWQRVQLSRHPERPYTLDYIYEITDEFIEIHGDRTVKDDKAMVGGFASMDGQTVMIIGQQKGRNTKQRQMRNFGMANPEGYRKALRLMKMAEKFNKPIVCLIDTPGAFPGLEAEERGQGEAIARNLKEMFMLKVPVICVIIGEGASGGALGIGIGDRVLMMENAWYSVISPENCSTILWRSWDYKEQAAEALKPTAKDMLANGMVDGVIKEPVGGAHVDTTEAAKELKKVLISSLKELDKISPEERISQRIDKFGKMGVVAS; translated from the coding sequence ATGCTATTAGAATTTGAAAAGCCCATAGCTGAGCTTGAAGAAAAGCTTGCCGACATGAAAATGCTCGCATCTAACAACGATGTGGATGTAAATGAAGCGGTAAAGACTTTGGAAAAGAAAATCAAAAAACTGAAGAAAGATACCTTTGATAATTTGACTCGCTGGCAGCGAGTTCAGTTGTCGAGACATCCAGAGCGACCTTATACACTCGACTATATATATGAAATAACAGACGAGTTCATAGAGATTCATGGAGATAGAACCGTTAAGGATGATAAAGCCATGGTTGGTGGATTTGCATCCATGGACGGTCAGACTGTGATGATTATAGGCCAGCAGAAAGGAAGAAATACCAAGCAGCGCCAAATGCGAAACTTTGGTATGGCTAATCCAGAGGGTTATAGAAAGGCCTTGCGTTTGATGAAAATGGCTGAAAAGTTCAACAAACCAATTGTTTGTTTGATTGATACACCAGGTGCATTCCCAGGTTTGGAAGCCGAGGAAAGAGGACAAGGCGAAGCCATTGCCAGGAATCTCAAAGAGATGTTCATGCTCAAAGTACCTGTGATCTGTGTGATTATAGGTGAAGGTGCTTCCGGAGGAGCATTAGGAATTGGCATAGGAGATAGAGTGCTGATGATGGAGAATGCTTGGTACTCAGTGATCTCTCCTGAAAACTGCTCTACGATTCTATGGAGAAGTTGGGATTATAAAGAGCAGGCAGCAGAAGCGTTAAAACCTACCGCTAAAGATATGCTAGCCAATGGCATGGTAGATGGTGTGATTAAGGAGCCTGTAGGTGGTGCACACGTTGATACTACAGAAGCAGCCAAAGAACTCAAAAAAGTACTTATATCGAGCTTGAAAGAGTTGGATAAGATATCCCCAGAAGAGAGAATTAGTCAAAGAATTGACAAATTTGGCAAAATGGGTGTGGTAGCCTCGTAA
- the yidD gene encoding membrane protein insertion efficiency factor YidD codes for MKTILKKLFLIPIWIYQYSISPLFPSSCRFSPTCSQYTKEAIEKHGVGKGMILGIKRIAKCHPWGSSGYDPVP; via the coding sequence ATGAAGACGATCTTAAAAAAGCTTTTTTTGATTCCTATTTGGATTTACCAATACAGTATTTCTCCATTGTTCCCATCATCTTGTAGGTTTTCTCCAACTTGTTCGCAGTATACCAAAGAGGCTATCGAAAAGCATGGAGTAGGAAAGGGGATGATTCTTGGAATAAAAAGAATTGCCAAATGCCACCCGTGGGGTTCAAGTGGCTATGATCCGGTCCCATGA
- a CDS encoding YdcF family protein: protein MFFVLSKIIYWLIMPTSLIAWLVIASLLIKKDKYEKRLRWLAFALFLFFTNPFIATIAINAWEPDAVLFDEIEGSYTYGIVLSGITNPNRPPFDRIQFNKGADRIVHALDLYKQGRIKKILITGGSGTITFEGRKEAYALRDFLLSSGIPQTDILVEDKARNTRENALFSKELMASSTESSILITSAFHMLRAKKCFEKVEIEVVPFPTDYYGRQLYYTPDDVLIPSLYGLKIWTILFKEWIGLAAYKVAGYI, encoded by the coding sequence ATGTTCTTCGTTCTATCCAAGATCATCTATTGGCTCATCATGCCGACCAGTCTTATAGCTTGGCTGGTAATTGCTTCACTACTGATAAAAAAAGACAAATATGAAAAGAGACTAAGGTGGCTGGCCTTTGCTCTTTTTTTGTTTTTCACCAATCCATTTATTGCGACCATAGCGATAAATGCATGGGAACCAGATGCAGTCCTTTTTGATGAAATAGAAGGCTCTTACACCTATGGCATTGTACTCTCAGGTATCACCAATCCTAACAGGCCTCCATTCGATCGTATACAATTCAATAAAGGAGCTGATCGTATTGTTCATGCCTTGGATCTCTACAAACAAGGAAGGATTAAAAAAATTCTAATCACTGGAGGTAGTGGAACTATAACCTTCGAAGGAAGAAAAGAGGCTTATGCATTAAGAGATTTTCTATTAAGCAGTGGCATACCACAAACAGACATCCTTGTAGAAGACAAGGCCAGAAACACTAGAGAAAACGCACTTTTTTCAAAAGAATTGATGGCAAGCTCTACTGAAAGTTCCATTCTAATCACCTCAGCCTTTCATATGCTCAGGGCAAAAAAGTGTTTCGAAAAAGTAGAAATAGAAGTAGTTCCCTTTCCTACCGATTACTATGGTCGCCAACTGTATTACACACCTGATGACGTTCTTATTCCTTCATTATACGGATTGAAAATCTGGACCATTCTCTTCAAAGAATGGATTGGACTGGCGGCCTATAAAGTGGCTGGATATATTTAA
- a CDS encoding PspC domain-containing protein, which translates to MKGIQDFFEKYAFGVCTRLGEKLSIPSSSIRLFFIYTSFLAFGSPVLVYLMLAFVMNFRKHIRRRHSLWYH; encoded by the coding sequence ATGAAAGGAATACAGGATTTTTTTGAGAAATATGCTTTCGGGGTTTGTACGAGACTAGGAGAGAAGCTTAGCATTCCTTCTTCTAGTATACGGTTGTTCTTTATATATACCTCGTTTCTAGCCTTTGGATCGCCGGTGCTCGTGTATTTGATGTTGGCATTTGTAATGAATTTCAGAAAACATATCAGAAGAAGGCACTCACTCTGGTATCACTAA
- a CDS encoding ATP-binding cassette domain-containing protein: MSEQLLKAIIHLLAIVAKEDDVTEDERSAIEDFLLENLSKDESHKYMQLFDQLTSHMSGDRSVSFGEQKEITILAKQVNQELTQQQKIVVILKVLEVIMADGEISDRELELLHLIGESFNFSTKAVDHIKAFVITKERSQLSADNILIVDDSQSAGSNTEAKHLKRAFLSGYIAFFRLPALEMYFMKYMGDSALTLNGVHVRKNKIIVFSSGSTIRSSKIDPIYYSDVVSTFREEGSDSKISFVAENIGFTFPNGHQGLRDITIAESSGKLVGLMGGSGAGKSTLLNVLNGNETPSQGTVRINGIDINKDKSKVEGVIGYVPQDDLLIEELTVSENLYYAAKLCFADMSNDELHELVDKTLSALGLSETRNLKVGSPLQKTISGGQRKRVNIGLELLREPSVLFVDEPTSGLSSRDSENIMDLLKELSLKGKMVFVVIHQPSSEIFKMFDKLVILDVGGYQIYYGNPVEAVIYFKNIVDLIDKDAGSCIECGNVNSEQIFNIIETKVVDEYGKLTDQRKISPQDWNGYFTERVTIKPADESEDQPEKTLKIPNRIKQLLIFANRDIASKLSNKQYLAINLLEAPLLAVILAFIIRYTPEGSNEYIFRENPNIPAFFFMAIIVALFMGLTVSAEEIFKDRKILKRESFLNLSRFSYLVSKMAILFGLSALQTLMFVLIGDFVLGINGMTLSFWLVMFSVSCFANIMGLNISSAFNSAVTIYILIPLLIIPQLILSGVVVNFDKLHPWLSNSKKVPIIGELMASKWGYEALAVTQFKDNDFERNFFEYDQTIANSEFKSVYYYSAIEANLDYVHSNFGSTDSEKKQKAIEKLKLIQKELGKEMDLGGIPRDKFKAWENLTPGKFDKTTFDETEKFIKIMRKIYNNRLKKATEDRDKLTKTMTDSDEKLEAFAQLRKDNENEAIVFFLKNSTAENRLLETKKELIQKIYPIYNVPVPHHALDIRSHFYAPQKHFMGNYYDTLYFNVIVIWLMSILLVISLYFDWFRRVVNSFGK, translated from the coding sequence ATGAGTGAGCAACTGTTAAAAGCCATCATCCACCTACTCGCTATTGTTGCAAAAGAAGATGATGTAACCGAAGATGAAAGAAGTGCTATTGAGGACTTTTTACTCGAAAACCTCAGTAAGGACGAAAGTCACAAATACATGCAACTGTTCGATCAACTAACCAGCCATATGTCTGGAGATCGTTCGGTTTCCTTCGGAGAGCAGAAAGAGATTACCATTCTTGCTAAGCAGGTTAATCAAGAGCTCACACAGCAGCAAAAGATTGTGGTGATCCTCAAAGTACTTGAAGTGATCATGGCAGACGGCGAAATTTCAGATCGAGAACTGGAGCTTTTACACTTAATTGGAGAATCATTCAACTTCTCCACCAAAGCCGTAGATCACATCAAAGCATTTGTGATTACAAAGGAGCGCTCGCAACTCAGTGCAGATAATATTCTGATCGTTGACGATAGCCAAAGTGCAGGATCAAATACAGAAGCCAAGCACTTGAAAAGAGCTTTCCTTTCGGGATACATTGCATTCTTTAGACTTCCAGCGCTAGAAATGTATTTCATGAAATACATGGGTGATTCAGCGCTTACACTAAATGGAGTCCATGTAAGAAAAAATAAAATCATTGTATTCTCTTCTGGTAGCACAATTCGAAGCTCTAAGATTGACCCTATCTATTATAGCGATGTGGTTTCAACGTTTCGTGAAGAAGGATCTGATTCCAAAATTTCATTTGTTGCGGAAAACATCGGATTCACCTTTCCAAATGGACACCAAGGGTTACGAGATATCACCATTGCGGAGAGTTCAGGCAAACTTGTCGGTTTAATGGGTGGCAGTGGAGCAGGCAAATCCACTCTACTCAATGTATTGAATGGCAATGAAACGCCATCACAGGGCACCGTTAGAATCAACGGAATCGACATCAATAAAGATAAGAGCAAAGTTGAAGGTGTTATAGGATATGTACCTCAGGATGACCTTTTGATTGAGGAGCTCACCGTTTCAGAAAACCTTTATTATGCAGCTAAGCTTTGCTTTGCTGATATGAGTAATGATGAGTTGCACGAACTTGTGGACAAAACGCTATCCGCACTTGGATTAAGTGAAACAAGAAATTTAAAAGTGGGCTCACCGCTTCAAAAAACCATTAGTGGCGGTCAAAGAAAAAGAGTAAATATTGGGCTGGAGTTGCTCCGTGAGCCTTCTGTGCTGTTTGTTGATGAACCAACTTCTGGTTTATCTTCCAGAGACTCTGAGAATATTATGGACCTCTTGAAAGAGCTTTCTTTGAAGGGCAAGATGGTGTTTGTGGTGATTCACCAACCTTCCTCAGAGATCTTCAAAATGTTTGACAAGCTCGTCATTCTTGATGTCGGTGGTTATCAGATCTACTATGGCAATCCTGTGGAAGCGGTTATCTATTTTAAAAATATTGTTGACCTCATTGATAAAGACGCAGGGTCGTGTATTGAATGTGGAAATGTAAATTCCGAACAAATCTTCAATATCATCGAAACCAAGGTAGTCGATGAGTACGGTAAACTTACAGATCAAAGAAAAATATCACCACAAGACTGGAACGGTTACTTCACCGAAAGAGTGACCATCAAACCGGCAGATGAGTCTGAAGATCAACCAGAGAAAACACTCAAAATACCTAATAGAATAAAGCAATTATTGATTTTTGCTAATCGAGATATTGCCTCCAAGCTTAGTAACAAACAGTATTTGGCGATTAACTTACTCGAGGCTCCATTGCTGGCCGTGATTCTGGCATTCATCATTAGATACACTCCAGAAGGCTCCAATGAATATATTTTTAGAGAAAATCCGAATATTCCGGCCTTCTTCTTTATGGCCATTATTGTAGCTCTTTTTATGGGTCTCACGGTTAGTGCCGAAGAGATTTTCAAGGATAGAAAAATATTGAAAAGAGAATCCTTTTTGAACCTTAGTCGCTTCAGTTATCTAGTTTCCAAAATGGCTATCCTATTTGGCTTGTCTGCTTTGCAAACATTAATGTTTGTTTTGATTGGAGATTTTGTATTGGGGATCAATGGCATGACCCTCTCCTTCTGGCTCGTTATGTTTAGCGTATCCTGCTTTGCCAATATCATGGGACTCAATATCTCATCAGCATTTAATTCTGCTGTTACTATATACATATTAATCCCTCTTCTAATTATACCACAGCTTATTTTGAGTGGTGTCGTAGTGAATTTCGACAAGCTTCACCCTTGGCTCAGCAATTCTAAAAAAGTACCTATCATCGGGGAGCTCATGGCTTCCAAATGGGGATACGAAGCACTAGCGGTCACGCAATTCAAAGACAATGATTTCGAACGAAACTTCTTCGAATATGATCAAACAATTGCTAACTCTGAGTTTAAGAGTGTGTATTACTATTCGGCCATAGAAGCTAATCTGGACTATGTACATTCCAATTTTGGGTCGACAGATAGTGAGAAAAAGCAAAAGGCAATTGAAAAACTAAAACTCATTCAAAAAGAACTTGGAAAGGAAATGGACCTCGGAGGTATACCAAGGGATAAATTCAAGGCATGGGAAAATCTTACCCCTGGCAAATTTGACAAAACCACATTTGATGAAACTGAAAAATTCATCAAAATCATGAGGAAGATTTACAACAATCGTCTTAAAAAAGCCACAGAAGATCGAGATAAGCTTACCAAAACAATGACAGATTCTGATGAGAAACTGGAGGCTTTTGCTCAGCTCCGAAAGGACAATGAAAATGAAGCCATTGTGTTTTTCTTAAAGAACAGTACAGCAGAAAATCGCTTATTAGAAACAAAAAAAGAGCTGATTCAAAAAATTTATCCGATTTACAACGTACCGGTTCCTCATCACGCTTTAGATATAAGGTCTCACTTTTATGCTCCTCAGAAGCATTTCATGGGCAACTATTACGATACTTTATACTTTAATGTGATCGTCATCTGGTTGATGTCCATCCTATTGGTAATATCCCTTTATTTTGACTGGTTTAGGAGAGTAGTTAATAGTTTCGGTAAATAG
- a CDS encoding dihydrofolate reductase, giving the protein MKISLIAAMSKNRVIGINNDLPWHLPDDMKYFMETTKGHVVIMGRKNFDSLPPKFKPLPNRTNVVLTRQEGFEVADCEVYHDIKDAYAFAEKQEEQELFVIGGGQIYQMAMEQADMIYLTEIHAHIENGEVFFPEMTGEWKEVSREHHSADERHKYSFDFVKYEKIKN; this is encoded by the coding sequence ATGAAGATATCGTTGATAGCGGCCATGTCAAAGAATCGGGTGATTGGAATCAACAATGACCTGCCATGGCATTTACCAGACGACATGAAATACTTTATGGAAACGACCAAAGGTCATGTGGTAATCATGGGACGAAAGAACTTTGATTCATTACCTCCAAAGTTTAAACCATTGCCCAATCGAACGAATGTTGTACTTACCAGACAGGAAGGGTTTGAAGTAGCTGATTGTGAAGTGTATCATGATATAAAAGATGCGTATGCTTTTGCTGAGAAGCAAGAAGAGCAAGAACTGTTTGTAATTGGAGGTGGGCAAATTTATCAAATGGCTATGGAGCAGGCTGACATGATCTACCTTACTGAAATTCATGCTCATATCGAAAATGGTGAAGTGTTTTTTCCCGAGATGACAGGTGAATGGAAGGAAGTGTCCAGAGAACATCATTCGGCTGATGAACGCCATAAATATTCATTTGATTTTGTGAAATACGAAAAGATAAAAAATTGA
- a CDS encoding 1-acyl-sn-glycerol-3-phosphate acyltransferase, producing the protein MLKLLAKLIFLKILGWKIKGDIPTNIKKCVIAIAPHTSNWDFFIGVVVRPIKNLRSSFLVKKELYKFPPLGWLLTGMGGIPVDRGRRANSLIDQVVKIFNEREVMRLAITPEGTRSKVKDWKTGFHRIAIAANVPIVPCSFNFKKREVEFMEPFYPSGNMEEEVEMIRSKFVGIPGKHPELGVD; encoded by the coding sequence ATGCTGAAGCTACTAGCCAAACTCATATTTCTCAAAATTCTAGGATGGAAAATCAAAGGTGATATCCCTACGAATATTAAAAAGTGTGTAATTGCGATTGCACCACATACTAGTAATTGGGATTTTTTTATTGGTGTTGTAGTTCGTCCTATTAAAAATTTACGTTCATCTTTTTTAGTGAAAAAAGAACTTTACAAGTTTCCACCATTGGGTTGGTTGCTAACAGGTATGGGTGGAATTCCCGTGGACAGAGGAAGAAGGGCCAACAGTCTGATTGACCAGGTGGTTAAAATTTTCAATGAGCGTGAAGTGATGAGATTGGCTATTACTCCTGAAGGCACTCGATCTAAAGTAAAGGATTGGAAAACTGGATTTCACCGGATTGCAATTGCTGCCAATGTACCAATTGTTCCATGTAGTTTTAACTTTAAGAAAAGAGAGGTAGAATTTATGGAGCCTTTTTATCCTTCTGGAAATATGGAGGAAGAAGTGGAAATGATTCGAAGCAAGTTTGTTGGGATTCCTGGCAAACATCCGGAACTTGGCGTGGACTAA
- a CDS encoding SDR family NAD(P)-dependent oxidoreductase: MKYFENRNIWITGASSGIGEGLVQHLSKVKCNIVISARRVEELERVKSENQQAATIEILPLDLADGPSLEGKAKEAEVFFGGVDILFNNGGISQRDKVINTSMEVQRQIMEVNYFGTIALSKYVLPGMVERGFGHHVAVTSAVGILYSPLRAGYSASKHAVHGFFDCLRAEHFEDGIKVTLILPGYVNTKISYNALMGDGSKQNTLDKAQANGLSVDQLVVKMLKSISAQKEESYIGGLKEVFGIYVKRLFPTLFSKIVRKVAVT; the protein is encoded by the coding sequence TTGAAATACTTCGAAAATAGGAACATATGGATCACCGGTGCCTCTAGCGGAATAGGTGAAGGATTGGTGCAACACTTGAGTAAAGTGAAATGTAACATCGTTATTTCTGCTCGTCGTGTGGAAGAATTGGAGCGTGTGAAATCAGAAAATCAGCAGGCAGCTACCATTGAGATTTTACCTTTAGACTTGGCAGATGGGCCTTCTTTGGAAGGTAAAGCGAAAGAAGCTGAAGTGTTTTTCGGTGGCGTCGATATCCTCTTCAATAATGGAGGTATTAGCCAAAGAGACAAGGTGATTAATACCTCGATGGAAGTACAACGCCAAATCATGGAAGTCAATTATTTCGGCACTATAGCTTTATCAAAATATGTGCTTCCTGGAATGGTGGAACGAGGGTTTGGTCATCACGTAGCGGTAACCAGCGCGGTTGGTATATTGTACTCTCCATTGCGTGCGGGGTATTCTGCTTCCAAACATGCGGTCCATGGTTTTTTTGATTGTTTGCGAGCTGAACACTTCGAAGATGGTATTAAAGTTACTTTGATACTTCCGGGCTATGTAAACACCAAAATATCTTACAATGCCTTGATGGGAGATGGCTCAAAGCAAAATACGCTGGATAAAGCTCAAGCCAACGGACTTTCAGTAGATCAGTTGGTGGTGAAAATGCTGAAAAGTATCTCTGCTCAAAAAGAAGAGAGTTATATAGGAGGATTGAAGGAAGTGTTTGGTATTTATGTGAAACGACTTTTCCCAACTCTTTTTTCTAAGATTGTTCGAAAAGTAGCGGTGACTTAA
- a CDS encoding fatty acid desaturase, producing MEKKKGFYWSDEREPHFKRRKEILAKHPEVKELYGIDKGLKFKILGLVLFQLISAPFIAELAWYWYLPIAYIFGASVSHTIFLAIHELSHDLAFKKKVLNNWLALFANIPIVVPYAISFKTYHLKHHWEQGDEHNDTDLPTQGEAKVFRGFLGKILWATNQILFYAFRPMFVHPIKLEKWHIYNIIFQLAAIGVYWYFVGTGAIIYLLLSIFLAGSLHPLAAHFIAEHYVFKEGQETYSYYGWLNVFALNVGYHNEHHDFPNIPGTRLPKLKETAPSFYDNLFVHKSWVNVIVQFITNPKIGLSSRIKRNNSI from the coding sequence TTGGAAAAGAAAAAAGGATTTTATTGGTCGGATGAAAGAGAGCCTCACTTCAAAAGAAGAAAGGAAATTCTCGCTAAGCACCCAGAGGTCAAAGAACTTTATGGAATCGACAAAGGATTGAAATTTAAAATTCTTGGGTTGGTCCTTTTTCAATTGATATCAGCTCCTTTTATAGCTGAATTAGCTTGGTATTGGTATTTACCTATTGCCTACATATTTGGAGCTTCTGTAAGTCATACCATTTTTCTTGCTATTCATGAATTGAGTCATGACTTGGCATTTAAAAAGAAGGTGCTGAACAACTGGTTGGCATTATTTGCTAATATTCCAATTGTGGTACCTTATGCTATATCATTTAAGACTTACCATCTAAAGCATCATTGGGAGCAAGGAGACGAACATAATGATACCGATTTGCCAACACAGGGAGAAGCAAAAGTTTTCAGGGGATTTCTTGGTAAGATACTTTGGGCGACTAATCAGATTCTCTTTTATGCGTTTAGGCCTATGTTCGTGCACCCTATAAAACTTGAAAAATGGCATATCTATAATATTATTTTTCAACTTGCCGCAATTGGTGTGTATTGGTATTTTGTAGGTACAGGTGCCATTATTTACTTACTGCTATCTATATTTTTGGCTGGTAGTTTACATCCTTTGGCCGCTCACTTTATTGCAGAGCATTATGTGTTTAAAGAAGGACAGGAGACCTACAGTTATTACGGTTGGTTAAATGTGTTTGCACTCAACGTAGGTTATCACAATGAACACCATGACTTTCCGAATATTCCGGGGACCCGATTGCCGAAATTGAAAGAGACGGCACCAAGTTTTTACGACAATCTTTTTGTGCACAAATCCTGGGTCAACGTAATTGTTCAATTCATTACCAATCCAAAAATTGGATTGAGCAGCCGAATAAAGAGAAACAATAGTATTTAG
- the fmt gene encoding methionyl-tRNA formyltransferase yields MRIVFMGTPEFAVPSLQVLHENGYDIVGVITAPDRPKGRGKKLQGTPVKEYAESVGIQVLQPTNLKSEEFLSELRDLKADLQIVVAFRMLPEVVWNMPKGGTFNLHGSLLPQYRGAAPINWAIINGETETGVTTFFLKHEIDTGSVILQDKEPISPEDTVGDVYERLMHKGSKLVLKTVQTIEAGGVKLTPQVETDNLKSAPKIHKETCEINWEAESETIRNFVRGLSPYPAAWTTLGKKKFKVYKVQSNDRGGNKSVGEFETDNKTYVSVKTADGWLDLVDLQMEGKKRMPIEDLLRGFKFD; encoded by the coding sequence ATGCGGATAGTTTTTATGGGTACACCGGAATTTGCGGTACCCAGTCTTCAGGTTTTACATGAAAATGGCTACGACATCGTTGGGGTGATCACTGCTCCAGATAGACCAAAAGGTCGAGGTAAAAAACTTCAGGGTACACCTGTCAAAGAGTATGCTGAAAGTGTAGGAATTCAAGTGCTACAGCCTACGAACCTTAAGTCTGAAGAATTTCTATCTGAATTACGTGACTTGAAAGCTGACCTACAAATAGTAGTGGCCTTTAGAATGCTACCCGAAGTAGTTTGGAATATGCCAAAGGGAGGGACTTTTAATTTGCACGGATCCTTACTGCCTCAATATCGAGGCGCAGCTCCAATCAATTGGGCAATTATAAATGGAGAAACTGAAACAGGAGTAACTACATTTTTTCTCAAGCATGAAATTGATACAGGGAGTGTGATACTCCAAGATAAAGAGCCTATAAGCCCAGAAGATACTGTTGGTGATGTCTACGAAAGATTGATGCACAAAGGCAGCAAATTGGTGCTTAAAACGGTACAAACTATAGAGGCTGGTGGAGTCAAGTTGACACCACAAGTAGAAACTGATAATCTGAAATCTGCTCCAAAGATTCACAAAGAGACTTGTGAGATTAATTGGGAAGCAGAGAGTGAAACCATAAGGAACTTTGTGAGAGGTTTATCTCCGTACCCTGCTGCTTGGACCACGCTTGGTAAGAAAAAATTCAAGGTATACAAGGTCCAGTCTAATGACAGAGGTGGAAATAAGTCTGTTGGAGAATTTGAAACGGATAATAAAACTTATGTTTCTGTAAAAACGGCTGATGGGTGGTTGGATTTGGTTGACCTTCAAATGGAAGGAAAAAAGCGTATGCCAATTGAAGATTTGTTAAGAGGATTTAAATTTGATTGA